A window of the Blattabacterium cuenoti genome harbors these coding sequences:
- a CDS encoding HU family DNA-binding protein gives MTKADIITEIISETGSERIDAQKVIETFMDKIKKSLTSGENVYLRGFGSFIIKYRAKKLGRHISKDISIVIPAHNIPAFKPSKSFTESVKKNVPIKKNRNK, from the coding sequence ATGACAAAAGCAGATATAATAACAGAAATCATATCAGAAACTGGATCTGAAAGAATTGATGCACAAAAAGTTATAGAAACATTTATGGATAAAATAAAAAAAAGTCTTACGTCAGGTGAGAATGTTTATTTGAGAGGATTTGGTTCCTTTATTATAAAATACAGAGCAAAAAAACTTGGACGTCATATATCTAAAGATATATCTATTGTAATACCTGCGCATAACATTCCAGCATTTAAACCATCAAAATCTTTTACTGAATCAGTAAAAAAAAATGTTCCTATAAAAAAAAATAGGAATAAATAA
- the gldE gene encoding gliding motility-associated protein GldE — MEKGSSTNIFFLEKTLYLIFHILLTIILLLFSSLISGSETSFFSLDKNIINKENKKKSVEKNILLKIIKNKKKLLATILISNNFSNIGIVIITSYLIRKFIKTKYFVICKMFIVSINFLIEVIFLTFVLLLFGEIIPKIYASRNSFRFSIFMSKPIEFLSKILDPINKIMIFISEFIENKITKKINYISVDQLSKALKITLNQKNIKERQFLQKIVDFGSIEIHQIMTPRIDMFALNKKTSFSKLLKLIQNKRYSRVPIYKNSIDNIEGVLFTKDLLPFIYYDNYKWNKLIHNPFFVPEKKKIDDLLSDFKVKKLHLAIVVDEYGGTCGLVTLEDVVEEIVGDIIDEFDKENSTYSKINVNNYFFDGKTSLINFYRIMNVKEEIFFEKNKGDADTLGGFIMEINKDFPKLKQKINFLNYSFIIKSINDKRIKTIEVIRNKLCEINSKEL, encoded by the coding sequence TTGGAAAAAGGATCTTCTACGAATATTTTTTTCTTGGAAAAAACTTTGTATCTAATTTTTCATATATTATTGACTATTATATTATTATTATTTTCTTCTTTAATTTCTGGTTCAGAAACATCTTTTTTTAGTCTTGATAAAAATATTATTAATAAAGAAAATAAAAAAAAATCTGTAGAAAAAAACATTTTATTAAAAATAATTAAAAATAAAAAGAAATTATTAGCAACAATATTAATTTCAAATAACTTTTCTAATATTGGAATTGTAATAATTACTTCCTATTTAATAAGAAAATTTATTAAAACAAAATATTTTGTTATATGTAAAATGTTTATTGTTTCAATTAATTTTTTAATAGAAGTAATATTTTTAACTTTTGTATTACTTTTATTTGGAGAAATAATTCCAAAAATATATGCTAGTAGAAATAGTTTCCGTTTTTCTATTTTTATGTCTAAACCAATAGAATTTCTTAGTAAAATACTTGATCCAATTAATAAAATAATGATTTTTATATCAGAATTTATTGAAAATAAAATAACTAAAAAAATAAATTATATATCTGTTGATCAATTATCAAAAGCTTTAAAAATAACTTTAAATCAAAAAAATATAAAAGAACGTCAATTTCTACAAAAAATTGTTGATTTCGGTAGTATAGAAATACATCAGATTATGACTCCAAGAATAGATATGTTTGCTTTAAATAAAAAAACAAGTTTTTCTAAACTATTAAAATTAATTCAAAATAAAAGATATTCTAGAGTTCCTATATATAAAAATAGTATTGATAATATAGAAGGTGTTCTTTTTACTAAAGATCTTTTACCATTTATATATTATGATAATTACAAATGGAATAAATTAATTCATAATCCTTTTTTTGTTCCAGAAAAAAAGAAAATAGATGATTTATTAAGCGATTTTAAAGTTAAAAAATTACATCTTGCTATTGTAGTAGATGAATATGGAGGAACTTGTGGATTAGTTACACTTGAAGATGTTGTTGAAGAAATAGTAGGAGATATTATTGATGAATTTGATAAAGAAAATTCAACTTATTCAAAAATAAACGTAAACAATTATTTTTTTGATGGAAAAACATCTTTAATTAATTTTTATCGTATTATGAATGTAAAAGAAGAAATTTTTTTTGAAAAAAATAAAGGAGATGCAGATACTTTAGGTGGATTTATAATGGAAATAAATAAAGATTTTCCTAAGTTAAAACAAAAAATAAATTTTTTAAATTATTCATTTATTATAAAAAGTATTAATGATAAAAGAATAAAAACTATAGAAGTTATAAGAAATAAATTATGTGAAATTAATTCAAAAGAATTATAA